A region of Dioscorea cayenensis subsp. rotundata cultivar TDr96_F1 chromosome 5, TDr96_F1_v2_PseudoChromosome.rev07_lg8_w22 25.fasta, whole genome shotgun sequence DNA encodes the following proteins:
- the LOC120260637 gene encoding transcriptional corepressor SEUSS-like, with translation MVPSGPPTPGGAQSVTPSLLRSNSSILSGGQQPGSMPSQPPFSSLVSPRTQFNSNNNNSMNLLGNMANVSSLLNPSFGNGVPGPNAGFSGAQTLQHRANLGVVGGGGSSAVDMVGASETDPLSFASASTAAQGQQHFQNTAGNQLGQDHLQSQQLDGVQSFQQQFNAQHGQPQPQLRGAMGGVGNLAPVKMEPQMGPVKLETQMGPGDQNGPQQQLQSLHGNMGAAMKMEHQQQQLQSLHGGMGAMKMESQQQLQSMRGSIGGVKIEPQQLQSLRNLGPVKLEQSHSDASLFLQQQQQQQQQQQHQQQLLQLSRQSSQVAHAAQMNLLQQQQQQRILQMQQHQHQQQQQQQHQQILKSIPQQRTPLQQQLLQQGLPLRSQVKPNIYEPGMCAQRLTHYMYHQQHRPEDNNIDFWRKFVAEYFAPNAKKRWCVSLYASGRQTTGVFPQDVWHCEICNRKPGRGFETTVEVLPRLCQIKYASGTLEELLYVDMPHETQSPSGQIVLDYAKAIQESVFEQLRVVRDGQLRVVFNPDLKIASWEFCARRHEELIPRRLIIPQVSQLGAVVQKYHSATQNASSSLSAQELQNSCNSFVASARQLAKALEVPLVNDLGYTKRYVRCLQISEVVNCMKDLIDYSRETGTGPMDSLINFPRKTSGSSALRAHQAQQTEEQQQGMAQNSNHNEQSSAHPVGVPLTAGSNGVVGVNNSINVPSSTPTSGATVASLLHQNSMNSRQENPMSSVNSPYTGNTVQIPSSGSSTSLPPSQPNPSSPFTSPSTSNNTTLPNMATMQPPSTQPQSHDADHNDPQSSVQQILHEMLMSSGASTLGNEVKGMAQSLNGGNCLVGNGMTNNSGISGMASFGNMGGLGPTATTSGIRAAMANNATAMTVNGRIGMNQISQDPSAMNHQQMEVSNRLLGGLGSVNSFNNLNLQYDWKTSP, from the exons ATGGTGCCTTCTGGGCCTCCGACGCCTGGCGGGGCTCAGTCAGTCACCCCGTCGTTGCTCCGGTCCAACTCCTCCATTCTCAGTGGAGGGCAACAACCGGGCTCCATGCCATCCCAGCCCCCATTCTCTTCTCTTGTATCCCCTCGAACCCAATTCAACAGTAACAACAATAACAGCATGAACTTGCTTGGTAACATGGCCAATGTCTCTTCTTTGCTTAACCCTTCCTTTGGGAATGGAGTACCCGGCCCCAATGCTGGGTTCTCTGGTGCTCAGACTCTTCAGCACCGAGCAAATCTTGGTGTTGTAGGTGGTGGTGGAAGCAGTGCTGTTGATATGGTTGGTGCTTCAGAGACCGATCCACTTTCTTTCGCGTCTGCATCCACTGCTGCTCAGGGACAGCAGCACTTTCAGAACACTGCTGGTAATCAGCTTGGCCAGGACCATTTGCAGTCTCAGCAGCTTGATGGTGTGCAAAGCTTTCAGCAACAGTTCAATGCCCAGCATGGCCAGCCTCAACCTCAGCTTCGCGGAGCAATGGGCGGCGTGGGCAACTTGGCTCCTGTTAAAATGGAACCACAGATGGGTCCTGTTAAGTTGGAGACTCAGATGGGTCCTGGCGACCAGAACGGTCCGCAGCAGCAGTTGCAATCTTTGCACGGAAATATGGGTGCAGCGATGAAGATGGAGCACCAACAACAGCAGTTACAATCTTTGCATGGTGGTATGGGTGCGATGAAGATGGAGTCACAGCAGCAGCTACAATCTATGAGGGGTAGCATTGGTGGTGTGAAGATAGAGCCTCAGCAACTTCAGTCTTTGAGAAACCTTGGACCAGTTAAGCTTGAACAATCACATTCAGACGCATCGTTATTTttgcagcagcaacaacagcaacaacaacaacaacagcatcaGCAGCAGCTGTTGCAGCTGTCGAGGCAATCCTCTCAAGTTGCACATGCTGCCCAGATGAATCTcctgcagcagcagcagcagcagcggatcCTGCAGATGCAGCAACATcagcatcaacaacaacaacaacagcagcatCAACAGATTCTCAAGTCGATACCTCAGCAACGGACACCTTTGCAACAGCAGCTACTTCAGCAGGGTCTTCCTCTGAGATCTCAAGTGAAACCTAATATATATGAGCCTGGGATGTGTGCTCAACGCTTGACGCATTACATGTATCACCAACAACATAGACCAGAG GATAACAATATTGACTTCTGGAGAAAATTTGTGGCTGAGTATTTTGCTCCTAATGCCAAGAAAAGGTGGTGTGTCTCTCTCTATGCGAGTGGCCGCCAAACCACTGGTGTTTTTCCTCAG GATGTTTGGCATTGTGAAATATGCAATCGCAAGCCTGGCCGTGGGTTTG AAACGACAGTTGAGGTTCTGCCAAGGTTATGCCAAATCAAATATGCTAGTGGTACTCTGGAGGAACTTCTTTATGTTGATATGCCTCATGAGACTCAGAGCCCATCAGGTCAAATTGTGCTCGATTATGCTAAAGCAATTCAAGAGAGTGTGTTTGAGCAGCTGCGCGTAGTACGTGATGGGCAGCTTCGCGTTGTTTTTAATCCAGATTTAAAG ATTGCTTCTTGGGAGTTTTGTGCTAGGCGACATGAGGAGCTTATACCTCGGAGGCTGATAATACCTCAG GTTAGTCAACTTGGGGCAGTTGTACAAAAATATCACTCAGCTACACAGAATGCATCATCTAGCTTGTCTGCTCAAGAGCTACAAAATAGTTGCAATTC ATTTGTAGCTTCTGCTCGTCAATTAGCTAAAGCTTTGGAGGTGCCTCTCGTGAATGATTTAGGATACACAAAAAGATATGTTCGCTGCCTTCAG ATATCAGAGGTGGTAAATTGCATGAAGGATCTTATCGACTACAGCAGAGAAACCGGAACTGGACCTATGG ATAGCCTGATTAATTTTCCTCGAAAGACTTCTGGTTCATCCGCCCTTCGAGCTCACCAAGCTCAACAAACAGAGGAGCAGCAGCAAGGGATGGCTCAAAACTCGAACCACAATGAGCAGAGCTCTGCACATCCTGTGGGTGTACCACTTACTGCAGGAAGCAATGGTGTTGTTGGAGTGAACAATTCTATTAATGTCCCATCATCCACTCCAACATCTGGTGCTACTGTTGCCAGTCTGCTCCATCAGAACTCGATGAATTCCCGGCAAGAAAACCCGATGAGTTCTGTGAACAGCCCATACACTGGTAACACCGTCCAAATCCCATCGTCTGGCTCATCAACTTCACTGCCGCCATCCCAACCCAATCCGTCTTCCCCGTTTACATCACCTTCGACATCCAATAACACTACTCTACCAAATATGGCAACGATGCAACCTCCGTCAACGCAGCCCCAGTCCCATGATGCAGATCACAACGATCCTCAGAGCTCAGTGCAGCAGATTCTACATGAGATGTTGATGTCATCTGGTGCAAGTACATTGGGGAATGAGGTGAAGGGAATGGCGCAATCACTGAACGGAGGGAACTGCTTGGTCGGAAATGGGATGACCAACAATTCTGGTATCAGTGGAATGGCAAGTTTCGGTAACATGGGCGGACTCGGTCCAACAGCAACGACGAGCGGCATAAGAGCAGCAATGGCCAACAATGCCACTGCAATGACGGTAAACGGGCGGATAGGTATGAACCAAATCTCACAAGATCCATCAGCCATGAACCATCAACAAATGGAAGTGAGCAACCGGCTTCTTGGCGGGCTCGGATCGGTCAATAGCTTCAATAACCTTAACCTTCAGTATGACTGGAAGACATCTCCGTAG
- the LOC120261632 gene encoding bZIP transcription factor 12-like, translated as MASPRVATSSSLGTSSDLVGKGIGAMNMDDLFRSVYGDAATEGKTVEEVWREISGGRSGDDGEMTLEDFLARAGAVSVEDVRVASDSVFGVDPVVGVENAVMGFGNEVEGGGRVEKGKKRALVDSMDRAAVQRQKRMIKNRESAARSRERKQAYTVELESLVSQLEEENASLLKEQEEQKRERLEQLKKTLIPVTEKKKPAYQHRRTGSAQW; from the exons ATGGCATCGCCGCGGGTGGCGACGTCCTCTTCGTTGGGGACGAGCTCGGATCTCGTTGGGAAGGGAATTGGTGCGATGAATATGGATGATCTGTTTCGTAGCGTCTATGGTGACGCGGCGACGGAGGGGAAGACGGTGGAAGAGGTTTGGAGGGAGATCTCAGGTGGTCGGAGTGGGGATGATGGGGAGATGACGTTGGAGGACTTCTTGGCGAGGGCGGGGGCGGTGAGCGTGGAGGACGTGAGGGTTGCGTCGGATTCGGTGTTTGGGGTGGATCCTGTTGTTGGGGTTGAGAATGCAGTGATGGGGTTTGGGAATGAGGTTGAGGGAGGGGGGAGAGTGGAGAAGGGGAAGAAGAGGGCCTTGGTGGATTCGATGGATCGGGCTGCGGTGCAGCGGCAGAAGCGGATGATTAAGAACCGTGAATCGGCGGCGAGATCGAGGGAGAGGAAGCAG GCCTACACTGTGGAGCTTGAGTCGTTAGTGTCGCAGTTGGAGGAGGAGAATGCTAGCCTTTTGAAGGAGCAG GAGGAACAAAAAAGGGAGAGGCTTGAGCAG CTGAAGAAGACTTTGATCCCAGTGACTGAGAAGAAGAAACCAGCATATCAGCACCGAAGGACTGGCTCCGCCCAATGGTAG
- the LOC120261539 gene encoding mitogen-activated protein kinase kinase kinase 3-like isoform X1, with the protein MRAFSSLYAPTSKKLSLFTPSLCFHSPSPSPSPSLPSSPPLSLSIWIPKSRLEMPAWWPSKSKSKAKSKSTPRKSNPKEELKASSFDGVSVTRTPPRELSPAGGGAVAPLFSLGYRLPLPCELASASSLQTHDQAGVLVTGSISASSSTSYASSDENPELGFLRHPELAGAPKEKFVKPELQKLVHVPQESHTFLCNPSLEHAKCYETSVSQKKDFPLYCGDVPSSSGTAFTHGQTFGNIICNQRSANGGSGSRGHPFHTAPTSPIHQKVFSMCPESATVWQDDMRCVPHPLPLPPGSPTSSSSQCLRSHWKKGKLIGRGTFGHVYQGFNSGSGQMCAIKEVSIICDDSNSKECLRQLNQEITLLSQLSHPNIVRYYGSELVDGTLSVYLEYVSGGSIYKLLQEYGPFKEPVIQSYTRQILSGLAYLHGRNTIHRDIKGANILVDTNGEIKLADFGMAKHISAYTSIRSFKGSPNWMAPEVIMNNCGYTLSVDIWSLGCTILEMATSKPPWSQYEGAAAIFKIGNGKDIPEIPDHLSEDGKSFLKLCLQRDPSARPTAAKLLEHPFVQDQTPKTASNFMFMNTLPSRDRNHNQATSNLYSRRSISPLRDREYSIAQTNGFSLAFNASDLASRSNLSLPVSPCSSPLRQCKQSNRSYLLSPPHPAFSTGAINYSPANYSLYPTRPTSNFLDPWPEIHPLKLSSTPFDTPLKSTTPFDSPRMSTTPYGSPRRHL; encoded by the exons ATGCGCGCTTTCTCGTCACTGTATGCGCCCACCTCCAAAAAGCTCTCGCTTTTCACCCCGTCCCTTTGCTTCCATTCTCCTTCACCTTCGCCTTCTCCTTCCCTTCCTTCCtccccccctctctctctctctatctggATCCCCAAATCGCGTCTGGAGATGCCAGCATGGTGGCCAAGCAAATCGAAATCCAAAGCCAAGTCCAAATCGACTCCCAGGAAGAGTAATCCCAAAGAGGAACTGAAAGCAAGTAGTTTCGATGGGGTTTCCGTCACCAGAACCCCTCCTCGAGAGCTCTCCCCCGCTGGTGGCGGCGCTGTGGCTCCTCTCTTCTCCTTAGGCTACCGGCTTCCGTTGCCCTGTGAGTTGGCTTCGGCTTCCTCGCTTCAGACCCATGATCAAGCTGGGGTTTTGGTTACTGGATCAATCTCGGCTTCTAGCTCTACCTCTTATGCCTCATCTGATGAGAACCCGGAACTTGGTTTTTTGAG GCACCCGGAGCTGGCCGGTGCTCCCAAGGAAAAATTTGTGAAACCTGAGTTGCAGAAACTAGTGCATGTCCCACAAGAAAGCCATACATTCTTGTGTAATCCAAGTTTGGAGCATGCCAAATGTTATGAGACATCTGTCTCCCAGAAGAAAGACTTTCCGTTGTACTGTGGTGATGTGCCTTCTAGCAGTGGAACTGCCTTCACTCATGGCCAAACTTTTGGGAATATAATTTGTAATCAAAGATCAGCAAATGGTGGTTCTGGATCAAGAGGGCATCCATTTCACACTGCTCCTACATCGCCTATTCATCAGAAAGTTTTCAGCATGTGTCCTGAATCTGCAACAGTTTGGCAGGATGATATGAGATGTGTGCCTCATCCCCTGCCACTTCCTCCTGGCTCAcctacctcttcttcttcacagtGTCTTAGATCACATTGGAAGAAGGGAAAGCTGATTGGAAGGGGAACATTTGGCCATGTCTATCAAGGATTTAACAG TGGAAGCGGGCAGATGTGTGCAATTAAAGAGGTCAGCATTATCTGTGACGATTCAAATTCAAAAGAATGCCTAAGGCAACTTAATCAG GAAATCACGTTGCTTAGTCAACTCTCACATCCAAACATTGTACGATACTATGGCAGTGAACTG GTTGACGGCACACTGTCTGTTTATCTTGAATATGTTTCCGGAGGATCGATTTATAAGTTACTTCAGGAATATGGGCCTTTCAAGGAGCCTGTAATACAAAGTTACACTAGGCAGATTCTTTCTGGTCTTGCCTACTTACACGGAAGGAATACCATTCACAG GGACATTAAAGGGGCTAACATACTCGTTGATACTAATGGAGAAATCAAGCTTGCTGACTTTGGCATGGCTAAACAT ATATCGGCTTACACATCAATACGGTCATTCAAAGGAAGCCCAAACTGGATGGCTCCTGAG GTTATCATGAACAATTGTGGCTACACTCTTTCTGTGGATATATGGAGCCTTGGATGTACCATCCTAGAGATGGCCACTTCCAAACCTCCTTGGAGCCAGTATGAAGGG GCAGCTGCAATATTTAAAATTGGAAATGGCAAAGATATACCAGAAATTCCAGATCATTTGTCTGAAGATGGAAAGAGTTTTCTGAAACTTTGCTTGCAAAGAGACCCATCGGCCCGTCCAACAGCAGCAAAACTGTTGGAACACCCATTTGTTCAAGATCAAACACCCAAAACagcttcaaattttatgtttatgaaTACATTGCCTTCCCGTGATCGAAACCATAACCAG GCCACCAGCAACTTGTATTCAAGACGAAGCATTTCTCCTCTCCGTGATAGAGAGTATTCCATAGCACAAACTAACGGTTTTTCATTAGCTTTTAATGCCAG TGATCTTGCTAGCAGATCGAACTTGTCCCTGCCCGTATCGCCCTGTTCAAGCCCTTTGCGACAATGCAAACAATCAAACCGAAGCTATTTACTGTCTCCTCCTCATCCAGCTTTCTCGACGGGAGCTATCAACTACAGCCCGGCTAATTATTCACTCTACCCTACAAGACCGACAAGCAATTTCCTCGACCCATGGCCTGAAATTCATCCACTGAAGTTATCGTCTACACCCTTTGACACTCCATTGAAGTCAACGACACCGTTTGACTCTCCTCGCATGTCAACGACACCTTATGGCTCACCAAGAAGACATTTATAG
- the LOC120262178 gene encoding uncharacterized protein LOC120262178 produces MKTEKTERMRTCSEMRMERTSSIEFEPLTLTLEQLQFAREAAMCILSTRTIEEAMEVFTEGMQPVFGVKKEMDLMDLEYDDGESENVGVLRDLRDIVTAPF; encoded by the exons atgaaaacagaGAAAACGGAGAGAATGAGAACTTGTTCTGAGATGAGAATGGAGAGAACGTCTTCTATTGAGTTTGAGCCTTTAACTCTTACTCTTGAACAACTTCAGTTTGCAAGG GAGGCAGCAATGTGTATTTTGAGTACCAGAACAATAGAAGAAGCTATGGAGGTTTTCACTGAG GGTATGCAACCTGTGTTTGGTGTTAAGAAAGAGATGGATTTGATGGACTTGGAGTATGATGATGGTGAGAGTGAGAATGTTGGAGTGTTAAGGGATTTGAGAGACATTGTAACTGCCCCTTTTTAG
- the LOC120261631 gene encoding early nodulin-20, translating into MLSPNTMGASLLLLFLLFLFFPLCAHSMDTLVLDGLTQWKSPVIQVGDSLVFKHKKLQNLYHFHNYKDFKLCNLSQATLVSFSTHFMWRPTQPGYYYYSSGGCENGEKVAVRVIPTPPHSSIAFPPVTAPPPTSGGELPSFPSNGWVSSSPASSLQPELGPSPAPGDSGTGIPFINSNPAVPLPTGETDTATIRPLPITGSGDDASQAVVGVGRKLQQEQVLFKFVVELLLIMSFTFVWS; encoded by the exons ATGCTGTCCCCCAACACAATGGGAGCTTCCTTacttcttctctttctcctcttcctcttctttccaTTGTGCGCTCATTCCATGGACACACTAGTTCTAGATGGTCTCACCCAATGGAAGTCCCCTGTCATTCAAGTTGGAGACTCTTTAG TATTCAAACATAAGAAGCTCCAGAATCTGTACCACTTTCATAACTACAAGGATTTCAAACTGTGCAACCTCTCACAAGCCACTCTTGTCTCCTTCTCTACCCATTTCATG TGGCGTCCTACTCAGCCAGGTTACTACTACTACTCCAGTGGAGGGTGTGAGAATGGCGAGAAGGTGGCTGTGAGGGTTATCCCAACACCACCTCATTCCTCCATTGCTTTTCCTCCAGTCACTGCTCCACCACCAACTTCCGGTGGTGAGTTGCCTTCTTTTCCATCTAATGGCTGGGTTTCCAGTTCTCCTGCTTCTTCTTTGCAGCCTGAACTGGGGCCTTCTCCAGCTCCTGGGGATTCTGGAACTGGGATTCCATTCATTAACAGTAACCCTGCTGTTCCTCTTCCTACTGGTGAGACTGACACTGCCACTATCCGTCCTTTGCCCATCACTGGAAGTGGGGACGATGCCTCCCAG GCGGTAGTGGGAGTGGGAAGGAAGTTGCAGCAGGAGCAGGTGTTGTTTAAGTTTGTGGTTGAGCTGTTGCTCATCATGTCTTTTACTTTTGTGTGGTCGTGA
- the LOC120261539 gene encoding mitogen-activated protein kinase kinase kinase 3-like isoform X2, translated as MRAFSSLYAPTSKKLSLFTPSLCFHSPSPSPSPSLPSSPPLSLSIWIPKSRLEMPAWWPSKSKSKAKSKSTPRKSNPKEELKASSFDGVSVTRTPPRELSPAGGGAVAPLFSLGYRLPLPCELASASSLQTHDQAGVLVTGSISASSSTSYASSDENPELGFLRHPELAGAPKEKFVKPELQKLVHVPQESHTFLCNPSLEHAKCYETSVSQKKDFPLYCGDVPSSSGTAFTHGQTFGNIICNQRSANGGSGSRGHPFHTAPTSPIHQKVFSMCPESATVWQDDMRCVPHPLPLPPGSPTSSSSQCLRSHWKKGKLIGRGTFGHVYQGFNSGSGQMCAIKEVSIICDDSNSKECLRQLNQEITLLSQLSHPNIVRYYGSELVDGTLSVYLEYVSGGSIYKLLQEYGPFKEPVIQSYTRQILSGLAYLHGRNTIHRDIKGANILVDTNGEIKLADFGMAKHISAYTSIRSFKGSPNWMAPEVIMNNCGYTLSVDIWSLGCTILEMATSKPPWSQYEGAAAIFKIGNGKDIPEIPDHLSEDGKSFLKLCLQRDPSARPTAAKLLEHPFVQDQTPKTASNFMFMNTLPSRDRNHNQATSNLYSRRSISPLRDREYSIAQTNGFSLAFNARSNLSLPVSPCSSPLRQCKQSNRSYLLSPPHPAFSTGAINYSPANYSLYPTRPTSNFLDPWPEIHPLKLSSTPFDTPLKSTTPFDSPRMSTTPYGSPRRHL; from the exons ATGCGCGCTTTCTCGTCACTGTATGCGCCCACCTCCAAAAAGCTCTCGCTTTTCACCCCGTCCCTTTGCTTCCATTCTCCTTCACCTTCGCCTTCTCCTTCCCTTCCTTCCtccccccctctctctctctctatctggATCCCCAAATCGCGTCTGGAGATGCCAGCATGGTGGCCAAGCAAATCGAAATCCAAAGCCAAGTCCAAATCGACTCCCAGGAAGAGTAATCCCAAAGAGGAACTGAAAGCAAGTAGTTTCGATGGGGTTTCCGTCACCAGAACCCCTCCTCGAGAGCTCTCCCCCGCTGGTGGCGGCGCTGTGGCTCCTCTCTTCTCCTTAGGCTACCGGCTTCCGTTGCCCTGTGAGTTGGCTTCGGCTTCCTCGCTTCAGACCCATGATCAAGCTGGGGTTTTGGTTACTGGATCAATCTCGGCTTCTAGCTCTACCTCTTATGCCTCATCTGATGAGAACCCGGAACTTGGTTTTTTGAG GCACCCGGAGCTGGCCGGTGCTCCCAAGGAAAAATTTGTGAAACCTGAGTTGCAGAAACTAGTGCATGTCCCACAAGAAAGCCATACATTCTTGTGTAATCCAAGTTTGGAGCATGCCAAATGTTATGAGACATCTGTCTCCCAGAAGAAAGACTTTCCGTTGTACTGTGGTGATGTGCCTTCTAGCAGTGGAACTGCCTTCACTCATGGCCAAACTTTTGGGAATATAATTTGTAATCAAAGATCAGCAAATGGTGGTTCTGGATCAAGAGGGCATCCATTTCACACTGCTCCTACATCGCCTATTCATCAGAAAGTTTTCAGCATGTGTCCTGAATCTGCAACAGTTTGGCAGGATGATATGAGATGTGTGCCTCATCCCCTGCCACTTCCTCCTGGCTCAcctacctcttcttcttcacagtGTCTTAGATCACATTGGAAGAAGGGAAAGCTGATTGGAAGGGGAACATTTGGCCATGTCTATCAAGGATTTAACAG TGGAAGCGGGCAGATGTGTGCAATTAAAGAGGTCAGCATTATCTGTGACGATTCAAATTCAAAAGAATGCCTAAGGCAACTTAATCAG GAAATCACGTTGCTTAGTCAACTCTCACATCCAAACATTGTACGATACTATGGCAGTGAACTG GTTGACGGCACACTGTCTGTTTATCTTGAATATGTTTCCGGAGGATCGATTTATAAGTTACTTCAGGAATATGGGCCTTTCAAGGAGCCTGTAATACAAAGTTACACTAGGCAGATTCTTTCTGGTCTTGCCTACTTACACGGAAGGAATACCATTCACAG GGACATTAAAGGGGCTAACATACTCGTTGATACTAATGGAGAAATCAAGCTTGCTGACTTTGGCATGGCTAAACAT ATATCGGCTTACACATCAATACGGTCATTCAAAGGAAGCCCAAACTGGATGGCTCCTGAG GTTATCATGAACAATTGTGGCTACACTCTTTCTGTGGATATATGGAGCCTTGGATGTACCATCCTAGAGATGGCCACTTCCAAACCTCCTTGGAGCCAGTATGAAGGG GCAGCTGCAATATTTAAAATTGGAAATGGCAAAGATATACCAGAAATTCCAGATCATTTGTCTGAAGATGGAAAGAGTTTTCTGAAACTTTGCTTGCAAAGAGACCCATCGGCCCGTCCAACAGCAGCAAAACTGTTGGAACACCCATTTGTTCAAGATCAAACACCCAAAACagcttcaaattttatgtttatgaaTACATTGCCTTCCCGTGATCGAAACCATAACCAG GCCACCAGCAACTTGTATTCAAGACGAAGCATTTCTCCTCTCCGTGATAGAGAGTATTCCATAGCACAAACTAACGGTTTTTCATTAGCTTTTAATGCCAG ATCGAACTTGTCCCTGCCCGTATCGCCCTGTTCAAGCCCTTTGCGACAATGCAAACAATCAAACCGAAGCTATTTACTGTCTCCTCCTCATCCAGCTTTCTCGACGGGAGCTATCAACTACAGCCCGGCTAATTATTCACTCTACCCTACAAGACCGACAAGCAATTTCCTCGACCCATGGCCTGAAATTCATCCACTGAAGTTATCGTCTACACCCTTTGACACTCCATTGAAGTCAACGACACCGTTTGACTCTCCTCGCATGTCAACGACACCTTATGGCTCACCAAGAAGACATTTATAG
- the LOC120261258 gene encoding uncharacterized protein LOC120261258 produces the protein MHRSFPFVLRRNNSSSKSQPSPLPPLHHRTFRSRAALDSLHSHIQSATAAGGAQPHHLALYNYPSFSGAFSALFAHLFHSRLHLPFLALPFSSIDPFRIQDFHSQCIDTCYLLDHIGPGHFAVELAQRVQRVVAFDHRKSTASRISQLGHCPNNLELHIDTMKSSACAVYDHFSESLPQNESLLMAENERDRVADVVKYIENMDLLRLDLPDVKAFSIGIKGMRAKLNSIINPNVFEQLLELNSTDLIAKGKAYNNTREDAAKKLLDKAFMIRLGRGLYGECLAIRADGSSNLSHEIGVELAKRSAAAGLRPIGAVVFMQRRNLKMCLRSTSSTTDTSLIAKAYGGGGTLKSSSFIIRMDEYNLWTSPTSL, from the exons ATGCACCGCTCCTTCCCCTTCGTCCTCCGCCGGAACAACTCCTCCTCCAAATCCCAACCTTCACCACTACCACCACTACACCATCGTACCTTCCGATCACGCGCCGCACTAGACTCCCTTCACTCCCACATCCAATCCGCCACCGCCGCCGGAGGCGCCCAACCCCATCATCTAGCTCTCTACAACTACCCCTCCTTCTCCGGTGCCTTCTCCGCCCTATTCGCTCACCTCTTCCACTCCCGCCTCCACCTCCCCTTCCTCGCCCTTCCCTTCTCCTCCATCGATCCCTTCAG AATCCAAGACTTCCATTCTCAATGCATTGACACTTGTTATCTCCTCGACCACATCGGCCCCGGTCACTTCGCCGTCGAGCTTGCTCAAAGAGTTCAAAG GGTTGTAGCTTTTGATCACCGGAAATCCACAGCTTCAAGGATTTCACAATTAGGACACTGTCCTAACAATCTAGAGCTTCATATTGATACTATGAAGAGCAGTGCTTGTGCTGTTTATGATCATTTCTCTGAATCTCTTCCTCAGAATGAATCCTTACTG ATGGCGGAGAATGAACGAGACCGTGTTGCTGATGTGGTTAAGTACATTGAGAACATGGATCTTCTCCGGCTGGATTTGCCTGATGTCAAGGCATTTAGTATTGGGATCAAAGGCATGCGAGCGAAGCTGAACTCCATCATCAATCCTAATGTTTTCGAACAA CTTCTAGAGTTAAATTCTACCGATTTGATTGCTAAAGGAAAGGCTTACAATAACACGCGAGAGGATGCTGCAAAGAAGTTGTTGGATAAAGCTTTTATGATCAGATTAGGAAGAGGATTGTATGGTGAATGTTTG GCAATTAGGGCAGATGGAAGCTCTAATTTAAGCCATGAAATTGGTGTTGAACTTGCTAAAAGAAGTGCAGCTGCTGGTTTAAG GCCTATTGGTGCAGTTGTATTTATGCAACGAAGAAATTTGAAGATGTGCTTAAGATCCACAAGCAGCACAACTGACACTTCACTGATTGCTAAG GCATATGGTGGAGGAGGTACCTTAAAgtcaagctcattcataataaGAATGGATGAGTACAACCTTTGGACCTCGCCAACTTCCTTGTAA